The following proteins are encoded in a genomic region of Deinococcus detaillensis:
- a CDS encoding histidine triad nucleotide-binding protein, whose amino-acid sequence MTNAPTLFERIIARDIPAEIVYEDGDYIVIKDIAPKAPVHLLVIPKKFSARIDDIVGEAEMGRLWLTASRVARQQLGDYRLVVNAGKGGGQEVFHTHIHILGGWEGGHPVGFGQ is encoded by the coding sequence ATGACCAACGCGCCCACGCTGTTTGAACGCATCATCGCCCGCGATATTCCCGCTGAGATCGTTTACGAAGACGGGGACTACATCGTCATCAAAGACATTGCCCCCAAAGCGCCGGTACATCTGCTGGTCATTCCCAAAAAATTCAGTGCCCGAATTGACGACATCGTAGGCGAAGCCGAGATGGGCCGCTTATGGCTGACCGCCAGCCGCGTCGCTCGCCAGCAGCTCGGCGATTACCGTTTGGTCGTTAACGCTGGAAAAGGCGGCGGGCAAGAAGTCTTTCACACCCACATTCATATTCTGGGCGGCTGGGAAGGCGGGCATCCGGTAGGCTTCGGCCAGTAG
- the folP gene encoding dihydropteroate synthase has product MFELHFGFPVPGALRHAHGYTLRWASCAVMGIVNVTPDSFSDGGRGAEAALIHAEQLLQDQALILDIGGESTRPGAEPVDAATELDRVLPVIRGLRGSSAVISVDTLKPEVADAALRAGAHLVNDVSGLRDPQMQVVCAQHAAPACLMHMQGQPQTMQLFAHYEDVVAEVFGFLRSQAEQAKAAGVPSLLLDPGIGFGKTLTHNLTLLRHLSELTAGESPVLVGGSRKRFLGTLSGEPHAAASTRDAASLALHLHAARHGSALVRVHDVRSHVLALRVQAALESA; this is encoded by the coding sequence ATGTTTGAACTCCACTTCGGCTTCCCGGTGCCCGGAGCGCTGCGCCACGCGCACGGCTACACCTTGCGCTGGGCCTCCTGCGCTGTCATGGGTATCGTCAACGTCACGCCCGATTCGTTCTCGGACGGTGGGCGCGGCGCGGAGGCGGCCCTCATTCACGCCGAGCAGCTTCTCCAAGACCAAGCCCTGATCCTCGACATCGGCGGCGAGAGCACCCGTCCCGGCGCTGAGCCGGTGGACGCCGCCACCGAGCTTGACCGGGTGCTGCCAGTCATTCGCGGCCTGAGAGGCAGCTCAGCCGTCATCAGTGTAGATACCCTCAAGCCGGAAGTCGCCGACGCCGCGCTGAGGGCCGGGGCGCACCTCGTCAACGACGTGTCGGGCCTGCGGGACCCGCAGATGCAAGTGGTCTGCGCCCAGCACGCCGCTCCCGCCTGCTTGATGCACATGCAGGGCCAGCCGCAAACCATGCAGCTTTTTGCGCACTACGAAGACGTGGTGGCCGAAGTCTTCGGCTTTCTGCGCTCTCAGGCCGAGCAGGCCAAAGCGGCGGGCGTGCCGAGCCTGCTGCTCGATCCGGGCATCGGCTTCGGCAAAACTTTAACGCACAACCTGACCTTGCTGCGTCACTTGTCTGAGCTGACGGCGGGGGAAAGTCCGGTGTTGGTGGGCGGCAGCCGCAAGCGCTTTTTGGGCACGCTGTCGGGTGAACCGCACGCGGCGGCCTCTACCCGTGACGCGGCCAGTCTGGCGCTGCACCTGCACGCTGCCCGGCACGGCTCGGCGCTGGTGCGCGTTCACGATGTGCGCTCCCATGTCTTGGCGCTGCGGGTGCAGGCCGCTCTCGAGAGTGCATAA
- the folB gene encoding dihydroneopterin aldolase: MSESSVRQSLGSKVVLKGLAFHGRHGVYQEEAVFGARFVVDAELLYDFSDIGDDLTQAVNYAAAYDLIASIVTGERWQLLEALSGRLASALLTDFPQLSAVTVRVHKPHAPLPGVFEDVYAELHLSRAEP; this comes from the coding sequence ATGAGCGAGTCTTCAGTCAGGCAAAGTTTGGGAAGCAAAGTCGTGCTCAAAGGTCTGGCCTTTCACGGACGGCACGGTGTTTATCAGGAAGAAGCGGTGTTTGGAGCGCGGTTCGTGGTGGACGCCGAGTTACTCTACGATTTCTCCGATATCGGTGATGATCTGACTCAGGCCGTCAACTACGCCGCCGCCTACGACCTGATCGCCTCTATCGTCACCGGAGAGCGCTGGCAACTCCTGGAAGCCTTGTCGGGGCGTTTGGCATCGGCTCTGCTGACCGACTTTCCCCAGCTCAGCGCCGTGACGGTGCGCGTCCACAAGCCCCACGCGCCGCTGCCGGGAGTCTTTGAAGACGTTTACGCCGAGCTGCACCTGAGCCGAGCTGAGCCGTGA
- the folK gene encoding 2-amino-4-hydroxy-6-hydroxymethyldihydropteridine diphosphokinase: protein MTTETALIALGANLGDPEAALKWAVHELAALGEVQAVSAFYRTAPVGGPRGQPDYLNAAAKLCTRLSPEALLDALLDLETRYGRVRRERWAARVLDLDLIAYGQRVLSTPRLTLPHHRAWEREFVLRPLADFAPDYVHPLTGQSVSQALAELDRAQLLPAPHLP, encoded by the coding sequence ATGACCACCGAAACGGCCCTGATCGCTCTGGGAGCCAACTTGGGCGATCCTGAGGCGGCGCTGAAGTGGGCTGTCCACGAACTCGCCGCTCTCGGTGAGGTGCAGGCCGTCTCGGCTTTTTACCGCACTGCTCCGGTGGGCGGGCCGAGAGGGCAGCCGGATTACCTCAACGCCGCCGCTAAACTCTGCACCCGCTTGTCCCCCGAAGCGCTGCTCGACGCGCTGCTGGACTTAGAAACCCGCTACGGCCGGGTGCGCCGTGAGCGCTGGGCCGCCCGGGTCCTCGATCTCGACCTGATCGCCTACGGCCAGCGCGTCCTCAGCACCCCGCGCCTGACCCTGCCGCATCACCGGGCTTGGGAGCGCGAATTCGTGCTCAGGCCGCTGGCCGACTTCGCTCCCGATTATGTCCACCCGCTGACCGGACAGAGTGTGTCGCAGGCGCTGGCCGAATTAGATCGGGCGCAACTACTCCCTGCTCCTCATCTTCCATGA
- a CDS encoding PASTA domain-containing protein, whose protein sequence is MARIDGKYEVIEQRSQSGGQTIYTVQADPLVGAEAGELLRLAWFEVTTSDERNAFHKYRTALKSLAPAGLADVVARPGAYYAVWREVPGVALAAFQAQPIKNETALSNLRELAARLSAQGFALMDAEIVMDGDVPRLAFLTPASRTPAEAESLSAAALTPISQGKVRRVRPRGSVWSWIPGVACVIGAAYFGAQAAQIYLNPALADVPAVMGQEAKAAADKLSALGYRVQYAEGDQRGAALGAVIAQEPAPGTTLHLGRLVTLTVNNPPTLTVPRFEEKTIDQVKATLAENFLKLGSVSQVDGGLSQTPKGRVVAQLPAPGAVIRRGQSVRLLISSGVAVQQTWLPDLRGLPFDDARDLVRRAGLVVNLTKKETSDSAENTVLRQSPAAFDKVDIGSPVTLVVAQTRYEAPAVATPPLPVPPLPLPPPTPEPVTNPTFNTGGADNGGTVPNTPAAQPEFAPVSPATPAAPTPETAPSQPTPAAPQTPNSAQPSTQQPSTEQPNAQPPATASRIVPLSYTFPANLPAGKVEIVVRDEDGERAVLPPTDSAQLAGALAQRDDISVRGNYVFTVRIDGKDYATFGP, encoded by the coding sequence ATGGCGCGGATAGACGGCAAATACGAAGTGATAGAACAGCGCTCGCAAAGTGGCGGGCAAACCATTTATACCGTGCAGGCCGATCCGCTTGTGGGCGCAGAAGCGGGAGAGTTGCTGCGGCTGGCGTGGTTTGAAGTGACCACCTCCGACGAGCGCAACGCTTTTCATAAGTACCGCACGGCTCTCAAGTCTCTTGCTCCGGCAGGCCTCGCTGACGTGGTGGCCCGTCCCGGCGCGTACTATGCGGTGTGGAGGGAAGTGCCGGGCGTGGCTCTGGCAGCTTTTCAGGCTCAGCCCATCAAAAATGAAACGGCGCTGAGCAATTTGCGCGAACTCGCGGCCCGCCTCTCAGCTCAGGGCTTCGCGCTGATGGACGCTGAAATCGTGATGGACGGCGACGTTCCGAGGCTGGCTTTCCTGACACCCGCCAGCCGCACCCCAGCCGAGGCCGAGTCGCTGAGCGCTGCCGCCCTGACGCCGATCAGCCAAGGCAAAGTGCGGCGGGTACGGCCACGCGGCAGCGTTTGGTCGTGGATTCCGGGCGTGGCCTGTGTAATCGGCGCGGCCTACTTCGGAGCGCAGGCCGCTCAAATTTATCTCAATCCGGCGCTGGCCGACGTGCCCGCTGTGATGGGCCAAGAAGCCAAAGCCGCCGCAGACAAGCTCAGCGCTCTGGGTTACCGCGTGCAGTACGCCGAGGGCGATCAGCGCGGCGCAGCGCTCGGCGCGGTCATCGCCCAAGAACCGGCCCCCGGCACCACCCTGCACCTTGGCCGCCTGGTGACCCTGACGGTCAACAACCCGCCCACCCTGACCGTGCCGAGATTCGAGGAAAAAACCATTGACCAAGTTAAAGCGACTTTGGCCGAGAATTTTCTCAAGCTCGGCAGCGTCTCGCAGGTCGACGGCGGCCTGAGCCAAACCCCCAAGGGCAGGGTCGTGGCGCAGCTTCCGGCTCCCGGCGCGGTGATTCGGCGCGGCCAAAGCGTGCGTTTGCTGATCAGCAGCGGCGTGGCGGTGCAGCAAACCTGGCTCCCGGATTTGCGCGGCTTGCCGTTTGACGACGCCCGCGATCTGGTGCGGCGAGCGGGCTTGGTGGTCAACTTAACCAAGAAAGAAACTTCCGACTCCGCCGAAAACACCGTGCTGCGCCAGTCGCCGGCTGCTTTCGACAAAGTTGACATCGGCTCGCCCGTGACCTTGGTGGTGGCCCAAACCCGCTACGAAGCGCCCGCCGTAGCAACGCCGCCGCTGCCGGTGCCGCCTTTGCCGCTGCCCCCGCCGACGCCGGAGCCGGTGACCAATCCCACCTTCAATACGGGCGGCGCGGACAACGGTGGGACTGTTCCCAACACGCCGGCTGCCCAGCCTGAATTTGCGCCGGTTTCGCCTGCCACTCCTGCTGCGCCCACGCCCGAAACGGCCCCGAGCCAACCCACTCCCGCCGCGCCCCAGACGCCGAATTCGGCACAACCCAGCACGCAGCAACCCAGCACAGAGCAACCCAACGCGCAGCCGCCCGCCACCGCCAGCCGAATTGTGCCGCTGAGTTACACTTTTCCGGCCAACTTGCCTGCTGGCAAAGTCGAAATCGTGGTGCGTGACGAAGACGGTGAACGCGCCGTGCTGCCGCCTACCGACAGCGCTCAGCTCGCGGGCGCACTGGCCCAGCGTGACGACATCAGCGTGCGCGGCAATTATGTCTTTACCGTGCGGATCGACGGCAAAGACTACGCCACCTTCGGGCCGTGA
- a CDS encoding cysteine desulfurase family protein gives MIYLDYAATHPMTATALSAYARAAAVPGNPASIHAAGQAARELLEEGRAALAAALGVHPLTLTALSGGTEADNQVLLSSFPGAGGHLITSSIEHSAVLAPARFLAARGVAVTFLEPDASGQTDPEQLREALRPDTKLVSIHHANNEIGAVQPIAELAEIAHAGGAKFHTDAVQSPGVLPVDLLSWKVDYASFSAHKWGGPLGVGLLYVRRGLDLPPLLLGGGQEKGLRSGTQNAPGLYAAGLSLREAVAAQLQTHAHLRALNDRLTARLSGHANLRANHTPAGSPKVASFTALGADGEALLMNLDFAGVCVSAGSACSAGTMQPSHVLSALGLSDADALATVRLSFGLQNTTDEIDEAASALLRAAAASRA, from the coding sequence ATGATTTATCTTGATTACGCCGCCACCCACCCGATGACGGCCACCGCCCTCTCGGCCTACGCCCGCGCCGCCGCCGTGCCGGGCAACCCGGCGAGCATTCACGCGGCGGGTCAGGCCGCCCGCGAGCTGCTCGAAGAGGGAAGGGCGGCATTGGCGGCGGCGCTGGGCGTGCATCCGCTGACCCTCACGGCCCTGAGCGGCGGCACCGAGGCCGACAACCAGGTGCTGCTCTCCAGCTTCCCCGGCGCGGGCGGTCACCTGATCACCTCCAGCATCGAGCATTCGGCGGTGCTGGCTCCGGCCCGCTTCCTCGCGGCGCGGGGCGTGGCCGTCACCTTCTTGGAGCCGGACGCCAGCGGCCAGACTGACCCTGAGCAGCTCCGGGAAGCGCTGCGTCCCGACACCAAATTGGTCAGCATTCACCATGCCAACAACGAAATCGGCGCGGTACAGCCCATTGCCGAGCTGGCCGAAATTGCCCACGCAGGCGGCGCGAAGTTTCACACCGACGCGGTGCAGTCGCCCGGCGTGTTGCCCGTCGACTTGCTGTCTTGGAAGGTGGATTACGCCAGTTTCAGCGCCCACAAATGGGGCGGGCCGCTCGGCGTGGGCCTGCTCTATGTTCGGCGCGGCCTCGACTTGCCGCCCCTGCTGCTGGGCGGCGGGCAAGAAAAGGGTCTGCGGAGCGGCACCCAAAACGCTCCCGGCCTTTATGCGGCGGGCTTGAGCCTGCGGGAAGCAGTGGCCGCGCAGCTCCAAACCCACGCCCACCTGCGTGCCCTGAATGACCGCCTCACGGCGCGGCTGTCGGGTCACGCGAACCTGCGGGCCAACCACACCCCAGCGGGCAGCCCCAAGGTGGCGTCGTTCACCGCCCTCGGCGCAGACGGCGAGGCGCTGCTGATGAATTTAGATTTCGCGGGGGTGTGCGTCTCGGCGGGCAGCGCTTGTTCGGCGGGCACCATGCAGCCCAGCCACGTCCTGAGCGCTCTTGGTCTCAGTGACGCCGACGCCCTTGCTACCGTGCGGCTCAGTTTTGGACTTCAGAACACCACCGATGAGATTGACGAAGCCGCTTCGGCGCTGCTCAGGGCGGCAGCGGCCAGCCGCGCTTAG
- a CDS encoding GGDEF domain-containing protein, producing the protein MQRLRELSHPTHLESISHLQRQGFRLLAPVATVAAVLALVFQRDSVDSLDKVALPLIAALVLMMELGLRRSWIKLGQALDATYLVISLYLVILFYHQFSSFVPEHQMLSEGVMWFPALSMMAFVLWKVRTASQIVVGTLLITLLIATFQVAALWQAGQLSDRLLASLSQFFLSNVLIVLIQYVVARVRQQYEEMRRLAYLDSLTGLPNRRAAQRLLDHLDGAQQPYALISFDLDHFKLINDQYGHAEGDRVLVQAGQLTGQYLSEPSLLARWGGEEFLMILPGLSSAEACLMAERARSNLAGYSFRFGHVTASFGVAGPLDTPPAAQVELLGFADRALQAAKISGRNKVEVASHWHEALLAQYQVHPQETSLR; encoded by the coding sequence ATGCAGCGTTTGAGAGAATTAAGTCATCCGACCCACTTGGAGAGTATCAGTCACCTGCAAAGGCAGGGTTTTCGGCTGCTCGCTCCGGTGGCGACGGTGGCCGCCGTCTTGGCACTGGTTTTCCAACGTGACTCGGTCGATTCGCTCGACAAAGTGGCGTTGCCACTGATCGCTGCGCTGGTGCTGATGATGGAGCTCGGCTTGCGCCGCAGCTGGATCAAACTCGGACAAGCACTGGACGCGACGTATTTGGTGATCAGCCTGTATTTGGTGATTCTTTTTTACCATCAGTTTTCTTCGTTCGTGCCTGAACATCAAATGCTCAGCGAGGGCGTGATGTGGTTTCCGGCGCTTTCCATGATGGCGTTTGTGCTGTGGAAAGTGAGAACAGCCAGCCAAATCGTCGTCGGCACGCTGCTGATCACTTTACTGATCGCCACGTTTCAGGTGGCTGCGCTGTGGCAAGCCGGGCAACTCAGTGACCGCTTGCTGGCCTCGCTGAGTCAGTTCTTTTTGTCCAACGTCTTGATCGTGCTGATTCAGTATGTGGTGGCCCGCGTTCGGCAGCAGTACGAGGAGATGCGGCGGCTGGCTTACCTCGACAGTCTCACGGGCCTGCCCAACCGCCGCGCGGCCCAGCGCCTGCTTGATCACCTCGACGGAGCCCAGCAGCCTTACGCCCTGATTTCGTTTGACCTCGATCATTTCAAGTTGATCAACGACCAGTACGGGCACGCGGAAGGCGACCGGGTGCTGGTGCAAGCAGGCCAACTCACCGGACAGTACCTCAGCGAACCGAGTCTGCTGGCCCGCTGGGGCGGCGAGGAATTCTTAATGATCTTGCCGGGTCTGAGCAGCGCAGAAGCCTGCTTAATGGCCGAGCGGGCCCGCAGCAACTTGGCTGGCTACAGCTTCAGATTCGGCCACGTCACCGCTTCGTTCGGCGTGGCCGGCCCGCTCGACACGCCGCCAGCGGCTCAAGTTGAGCTCTTGGGCTTTGCTGACCGGGCGCTGCAAGCCGCCAAAATCAGCGGACGAAATAAAGTGGAGGTGGCGTCTCACTGGCACGAAGCGTTGCTCGCCCAGTACCAGGTTCATCCGCAAGAAACCAGTTTACGCTAA
- a CDS encoding ABC transporter ATP-binding protein, whose product MFSRPNARAALPDTGPNRRDPANLLRLLHYVKPYVAWLSLGIFSTLISAGLSLVFPKLFGNLIDASFLKRAGSGVADTGPLDRIVLLLLGVFAVVALFTALQSFLISRVGVRVVADLRRAVFSHLLTLSPRFFATRRTGELTSRLTSDVSTVQTVVSSALAQLLSQVVTLIGGVTLMVLTSFQLSLFTLAVIPLIIGTAVVIGLQIRKAAREVQDKVAAANASAEEAISGVRVVQSFTAEDVERERYGEGVEQSFAASLRRIKLTSLMAGIMTFLAFGSLAGVLWYGGRQVLVGAITPGKLVSFLFYALQVGINVGGLTGIFSQVQEALGASSRLFELLDTKSELPVSPAPQPLDRVAGRVQFENVSFRYGDEGELPTLSGLNLDVSPGQTVALVGPSGAGKSTLVSLLPRFYDVTGGTLKVDGVDVRQADLEELRRQVGLVPQETLLFSGSVAENILYGRPSASQAEVEGAARAANAEEFILRLPQGYATAVGERGVKLSGGQRQRVAIARAILKNPRILILDEATSALDNESEALVQDALEKLMVGRTTFVIAHRLSTIRSADLIVVMDAGRAVQRGTHAELIAAGGLYKDLYDLQFRAERREQGPLAVQGV is encoded by the coding sequence ATGTTTTCCCGTCCCAATGCCCGCGCCGCCTTGCCAGACACCGGGCCAAATCGACGCGACCCGGCCAATTTGCTGCGGCTGCTGCACTACGTCAAGCCTTACGTTGCATGGCTGTCGCTAGGCATTTTCAGCACCCTGATTTCAGCGGGCCTGAGCTTGGTGTTTCCCAAATTGTTCGGCAACTTGATCGACGCTTCATTTCTCAAGCGGGCTGGGAGCGGCGTGGCCGACACTGGGCCGCTCGACCGAATCGTGCTGCTGCTGCTGGGGGTGTTCGCGGTGGTGGCGCTGTTTACCGCCCTGCAATCGTTTTTGATTTCGCGGGTGGGGGTGCGGGTGGTGGCCGACCTGCGCCGCGCGGTGTTTTCGCATCTGCTCACGCTCAGTCCGCGCTTTTTTGCCACGCGGCGCACCGGCGAACTCACCAGTCGCCTGACCAGCGACGTGTCCACGGTGCAGACGGTGGTCAGCAGCGCTCTGGCGCAACTGCTCAGCCAAGTCGTAACGCTCATCGGCGGCGTCACCTTGATGGTGCTGACCAGTTTTCAGCTCAGTTTGTTTACGCTGGCGGTCATTCCGCTGATTATCGGCACGGCGGTGGTGATCGGCCTCCAGATCCGCAAAGCCGCCCGCGAAGTGCAGGACAAAGTGGCCGCCGCCAACGCCAGCGCCGAGGAAGCCATCAGCGGCGTGCGGGTGGTGCAGAGCTTTACCGCCGAGGACGTGGAGCGGGAGCGCTACGGTGAAGGCGTCGAGCAGTCGTTCGCCGCCTCGCTGCGCCGCATCAAGCTTACGTCACTGATGGCTGGCATCATGACCTTTTTGGCCTTTGGCAGCTTGGCCGGGGTCCTGTGGTACGGCGGGCGGCAAGTCTTGGTGGGGGCCATCACACCGGGCAAACTGGTCAGCTTTTTGTTTTACGCGCTGCAAGTCGGCATCAATGTCGGCGGCCTGACCGGCATTTTTTCGCAAGTTCAAGAAGCGTTGGGCGCTTCCTCGCGCCTCTTCGAGCTGCTCGACACCAAAAGCGAGTTGCCCGTCAGTCCTGCGCCGCAGCCGCTGGACCGAGTGGCTGGCCGCGTCCAATTTGAAAATGTCTCGTTTCGTTACGGCGACGAAGGCGAGCTGCCCACCCTGTCTGGCCTTAACTTGGACGTATCGCCGGGCCAAACGGTGGCCCTGGTGGGGCCGAGCGGGGCCGGAAAATCCACGCTGGTCAGCTTGCTGCCGCGCTTTTACGACGTGACCGGCGGCACCCTCAAGGTGGACGGTGTGGACGTGCGGCAAGCCGACTTGGAAGAGCTGCGCCGCCAAGTCGGCTTGGTGCCGCAGGAGACTTTGCTTTTTTCCGGCAGCGTGGCCGAGAATATTTTGTACGGGCGGCCCAGCGCCAGCCAAGCTGAAGTGGAGGGCGCAGCGCGGGCGGCCAACGCCGAGGAATTTATCTTGCGCTTGCCGCAGGGCTACGCTACGGCAGTCGGCGAGCGCGGCGTGAAATTGTCGGGCGGGCAGCGCCAGCGCGTCGCCATTGCGCGGGCCATTCTCAAAAATCCCCGCATCCTGATTCTGGACGAAGCCACCAGCGCCCTAGACAACGAATCCGAAGCGCTGGTGCAGGACGCCCTCGAAAAGCTGATGGTGGGCCGCACCACGTTCGTGATCGCCCACCGCCTCAGCACCATTCGCAGCGCCGACTTGATCGTGGTGATGGACGCGGGCCGCGCCGTGCAGCGGGGCACCCACGCCGAACTCATCGCGGCAGGCGGCCTTTACAAAGACCTCTACGACTTGCAGTTTCGCGCCGAGCGCCGTGAGCAAGGCCCACTGGCCGTGCAAGGCGTTTAA
- a CDS encoding DsbA family oxidoreductase: protein MTPTLIYFDFLCPYAWRGVELADLLRREHGLMFELRHFSLVQGNHPENAQSRHQPVWWLTDQAPQEGSAAQVGSLEAFLADQAAARQGEEKRWAFALALFRAVHRDKAELSAQTIQAAAQTAGLDMGQFQTDLAEDGARRAELRTDLAAAAEQGVFGTPTFVLPERHAAYFRFANLVSPGKALETWQLYVSVLESDARIETIKRAKRA, encoded by the coding sequence ATGACCCCTACCCTGATCTACTTTGATTTCCTGTGCCCTTATGCCTGGCGCGGTGTAGAACTGGCCGATCTGTTGCGGCGCGAACACGGCCTGATGTTCGAGCTGCGCCACTTCAGCTTGGTGCAGGGCAACCATCCCGAGAATGCCCAGAGCCGTCATCAGCCGGTCTGGTGGCTGACCGACCAAGCGCCGCAGGAAGGCAGCGCGGCCCAAGTCGGCAGCTTAGAGGCCTTTTTGGCCGATCAAGCGGCGGCGCGGCAAGGTGAAGAAAAGCGCTGGGCCTTTGCCCTGGCGCTCTTTAGGGCTGTGCACCGTGACAAAGCCGAGCTGAGTGCTCAGACCATCCAAGCTGCCGCCCAGACAGCCGGACTTGATATGGGCCAGTTCCAAACCGACCTGGCAGAGGATGGGGCCCGCCGAGCCGAGCTGCGAACCGATTTGGCGGCGGCGGCGGAGCAGGGCGTCTTCGGCACGCCGACTTTCGTGCTGCCGGAACGTCACGCCGCTTACTTCCGTTTTGCCAACCTCGTTTCGCCCGGCAAAGCGCTCGAAACGTGGCAGCTCTACGTCTCGGTACTGGAAAGTGACGCCCGCATCGAAACCATCAAGCGGGCCAAGCGGGCCTGA
- a CDS encoding VWA domain-containing protein — MAQGSALLPELTAFAAKLRRAGFSAGPSELAGALRAAEALGLLDLAALQTAWGIVFARSKEQAELFGPLFRAHFLKPDLPAPPQSDAVQPQPSEYDSPPSGDAEPLPVQQQGAAEGGPLSPDVENASEAAQWLQTRLSPHAGQGAPPSLSGDAQLYAQAARALLGVRLGHSRRFRPTPLGRRIDLRATLQSARQTGGEALRLRRKGRPPRPPKVVLVLDGSRSMAPYAALLLRYAAALSARSRSVEVYAFSTSLTRLTPLLRAGQVAPAIQLGQSWGGGTRIGENLERLLREGKAALRPTTLLLILSDGLDTGEPAQLAGAISKLRRRVGGVIWLNPLAVQDGYQPLARGMAAALPTLDVFAGVEDATDLLALPKKVQRSLR; from the coding sequence GTGGCGCAAGGTTCAGCGCTGCTTCCTGAACTCACTGCTTTTGCTGCCAAGTTGCGCCGCGCCGGATTTTCTGCTGGCCCCAGCGAGCTGGCCGGAGCGCTGCGGGCCGCTGAAGCGCTGGGCCTGCTGGATCTGGCTGCGCTGCAAACGGCTTGGGGGATTGTGTTCGCCCGCAGCAAAGAGCAGGCTGAGCTCTTCGGGCCGCTGTTTCGGGCACATTTTTTAAAGCCGGACTTGCCCGCGCCGCCTCAAAGCGACGCCGTTCAACCCCAGCCGAGTGAATACGACAGCCCCCCTTCAGGCGACGCCGAACCGCTGCCGGTCCAGCAGCAAGGCGCAGCCGAGGGCGGGCCGCTGTCTCCAGATGTTGAAAATGCCAGCGAAGCCGCCCAGTGGCTGCAAACCCGCCTGAGTCCCCACGCCGGACAGGGAGCGCCGCCTTCCTTGTCTGGCGACGCCCAGCTTTACGCCCAAGCTGCCCGCGCTCTCCTCGGCGTTCGGCTTGGGCATTCGCGGCGGTTTCGGCCCACTCCCCTGGGCAGGCGCATTGATCTGCGGGCCACTTTGCAATCGGCGCGGCAAACTGGCGGCGAGGCGCTCCGGCTGCGCCGCAAAGGTCGCCCGCCCCGCCCGCCCAAAGTGGTGCTGGTCTTGGACGGCAGCCGTAGCATGGCTCCCTACGCCGCGCTGCTGCTGCGCTACGCCGCCGCCCTCTCGGCCCGCAGCCGCTCGGTCGAGGTGTACGCCTTCAGCACCTCGCTGACCCGCCTGACGCCCCTGCTGCGGGCCGGGCAAGTCGCGCCCGCCATTCAATTGGGCCAAAGCTGGGGCGGCGGCACCCGCATCGGTGAGAATCTGGAGCGCCTGCTGCGGGAAGGCAAAGCCGCGCTGCGGCCCACGACCTTGCTGCTGATCTTAAGCGACGGCCTCGATACCGGCGAGCCAGCGCAACTGGCCGGGGCGATCAGTAAACTGCGCCGCCGAGTCGGCGGGGTTATCTGGCTCAATCCGCTGGCCGTCCAGGACGGTTATCAGCCGCTGGCACGCGGGATGGCGGCGGCTTTGCCGACCCTAGACGTGTTCGCGGGCGTTGAGGACGCCACCGACCTGCTGGCCCTCCCCAAAAAAGTGCAGCGGTCACTGCGATAA